From one Leptidea sinapis chromosome 22, ilLepSina1.1, whole genome shotgun sequence genomic stretch:
- the LOC126970773 gene encoding putative nuclease HARBI1, translated as MDGRKLMLLENSYLKYEILKKCIKQRSGTNTVYLERHSRGEFHNLYQDLRTQPLLFKEYCRMLPTTFDYIVQAIKPVLQFTTTNFQEPISVEERLMVTLRYLATGIQFRQLAFSFRISKSAISTIVPQVCKAILTQLVRKHMPEPSEDSFKNIAQCFWDRWQFPNCIGCIDGKHIRIIKPKKSGSMYYNYKSFFSIGLLAVTDANYKFVMINVGSYGKDNDAGVFEECPFRIAIEQGRLKIPKEQVLPGSNIIAPYVLLGDTAFPLKKYLLRPFPEKSTVKGDAKDNYNYRLSRARMVVECSFGSITSKFRILHKSIETNVTNAVHIVKAICLLHNIIRDLESINENELMSFRKTYQNMSQTQRHNSQRRYNATSRAAAQAREN; from the exons ATGGACGGACGGAAGCTAATGTTGTTGGAAAATTCATATCTTAAATATGAGATATTGAAGAAGTGTATAAAGCAGAGAAGTGGAACTAATACTGTGTACTTAGAAAGGCATTCTCGTGGGGAATTTCATAATTTGTACCAGGATTTACGTACTCAACCCCTGTTGTTCAAGGAATATTGTCGAATGTTACCTACAACGTTTGACTATATTGTACAAGCCATTAAACCTGTTCTGCAATTTACTACAACAAATTTTCAGGAACCTATTTCTGTAGAAGAACGACTTATGGTGACTTTGAG GTATTTGGCCACAGGTATACAATTTCGGCAACTCGCTTTCTCGTTCAGAATTTCAAAATCTGCTATTTCTACAATCGTACCACAAGTTTGCAAAGCTATATTGACTCAATTAGTTAGGAAACACATGCCCGAACCTTCAGAAGATAGCTTTAAAAACATAGCGCAATGTTTTTGGGACAGATGGCAGTTTCCTAATTGCATTGGATGTATTGACGGAAAGcacattcgcataataaaaccaaaaaagagTGGTTCcatgtattataattacaaatccTTTTTTTCGATTGGGTTGTTAGCAGTCACTGACGCAAATTATAAGTTTGTAATGATAAATGTGGGTTCCTATGGAAAAGACAACGATGCCGGTGTTTTTGAGGAATGCCCCTTTCGAATAGCAATAGAACAAGGAAGACTAAAAATACCTAAAGAACAAGTATTACCGGGCTCTAATATCATAGCTCCGTATGTGCTCCTTGGAGATACGGCGTTTCCTCTAAAGAAATACCTATTGCGACCTTTTCCAGAAAAATCAACGGTTAAAGGGGACGCtaaagataattataattatcgcTTATCTCGAGCCAGAATGGTGGTGGAATGTTCTTTTGGTTCAATAACTTCTAAATTCAGAATTCTACATAAATCTATCGAAACGAATGTTACAAATGCAGTTCATATCGTCAAAGCCATATGTTtactacacaatattataagGGATCTTGAATCAATAAATGAGAATGAGTTAATGTCTTTCCGAAAAACATATCAAAATATGTCACAAACACAAAGACATAATTCTCAAAGAAGATACAATGCTACATCACGAGCAGCCGCACAGGCAAGAGAAAACTAA